From Amycolatopsis sp. YIM 10, the proteins below share one genomic window:
- a CDS encoding helicase-related protein, giving the protein MIDYLHVQLVGPVDGDDEVLYEKAPQHRYLTAVLYPMSLTPSSADVSFPADDAEEVDDQAGALPDDDDEDPITLAGQSRPSSTGISFMTAERSAIMVEVRAARYRTTADDEWQREPLDLVGGEALRVEPPPSGASQRKMLWNEAASVEVTWRPHPDGLIVTVVLVNRKLQEERRAVNPEDCLFQVELRCSVAEGTLIRYPAQGQSHSDEEAEELELQYRDVPVYAVGHGTAARWDTTSDQPAWVSTSFLPVHVVPDVDFALPDVANAVRLNDLAAIATDPDPVFAALTGFVDRYSDWITETWDAASADLDQRLHAAAQRLRDRATRARDRMLGGLDFLREDQDALKAFALANRVMVMQMAHSQPYLGGSPHAPSDAPDPTVDYDSLDYAWRPFQLGFLLMTVKGVAEESEEDRDLVDLIWFPTGGGKTEAYLGLAAFTILHRRLTRGDAGAGTTVITRYTLRLLTSQQFQRAATMIAACERVRRDHSEYRGQLGSHSVSIGLWVGGENSPNSFAEARRRLARLRDSTASDQGFQIESCPWCGTRIVPSSPDDEQRWGISATNNSFRVRCVNDKCPFRTELPMSSVDEDLYLNPPTMLVGTVDKFARMVWKEDAGVFLGAGSHQGPSLIIQDEFHLISGPLGTIVGLYEAAFDVLMAHRGNKPKIVAATATIRRADEQTRGVFGRPAALFPPAGVDAADSYFVRTDRERPGRAYMGVMPQGHTPLTALIHVTAAQLQAPLEVDLTPAAKDAYSTLVVYHNSLRELGKTINLASDDIPSRLKVIAQAEDHVRHLDDDNVVELTSNVVSAQIPQRLDRLKKPHDAPDGVAFLASTNMISVGVDVGRLGVMTVVGQPKTTAEYIQATSRVGRSADRPGLVVTVYSPSKPRDRSHYESFTPYHASLYRSVEPSSVTPFSVPARLRALHADLVVLVRHALGLSGDQEAASFDPDDDRFTVLVRKFLGRVERADATELERVKVHLNDLVETWVKRAVDAEPAGGLRYSQGGRERPKLLKRFTDRGDGWATLDSMRSVDVDVQVEVRGARK; this is encoded by the coding sequence GTGATCGACTACCTGCACGTTCAACTGGTTGGTCCGGTCGACGGTGACGACGAGGTGCTGTACGAGAAGGCTCCGCAGCACCGGTACCTGACCGCTGTGCTGTACCCGATGTCGCTCACCCCGTCCTCCGCCGATGTCAGCTTCCCAGCTGATGATGCCGAGGAAGTCGACGACCAAGCGGGGGCGCTCCCCGATGACGATGACGAGGACCCCATCACGCTGGCGGGACAAAGTCGGCCGAGTTCGACCGGCATCAGCTTCATGACCGCGGAGCGGTCCGCGATCATGGTGGAAGTGCGAGCTGCGCGGTACCGAACCACCGCGGACGACGAGTGGCAACGCGAACCGCTGGACCTTGTGGGGGGAGAAGCGCTGCGGGTCGAGCCCCCACCCTCTGGGGCGAGCCAGAGGAAGATGCTTTGGAACGAGGCAGCCAGCGTTGAAGTCACCTGGCGTCCGCACCCCGACGGCCTGATCGTCACCGTCGTCTTGGTCAACCGCAAGCTGCAGGAAGAGCGCCGGGCGGTGAACCCGGAGGACTGCCTCTTCCAGGTCGAACTGCGCTGCTCGGTAGCAGAGGGCACGCTCATCCGCTATCCGGCACAGGGGCAATCGCACAGCGACGAAGAGGCTGAAGAACTCGAACTCCAGTACCGCGACGTGCCGGTGTATGCCGTCGGCCACGGGACGGCGGCCCGCTGGGACACCACCAGCGACCAGCCCGCCTGGGTCAGCACGTCGTTCCTCCCCGTGCACGTCGTGCCCGACGTCGACTTCGCCCTGCCCGATGTGGCAAACGCCGTCCGCCTTAACGACCTCGCCGCGATCGCCACCGATCCTGACCCCGTGTTCGCGGCCCTGACAGGCTTCGTCGACCGGTACTCGGACTGGATCACGGAGACCTGGGACGCCGCATCGGCGGACCTCGACCAGCGACTCCACGCCGCCGCTCAGCGGTTGCGAGACCGCGCCACGCGTGCCAGGGACCGCATGCTGGGCGGTCTCGACTTCCTGCGCGAGGACCAAGACGCGCTCAAGGCGTTCGCACTGGCCAACCGCGTGATGGTCATGCAGATGGCGCACAGCCAGCCGTACCTCGGTGGCTCGCCGCACGCCCCCTCAGATGCACCGGACCCGACGGTCGACTACGACTCGCTCGACTACGCTTGGCGCCCCTTCCAGCTCGGCTTCCTGTTGATGACGGTGAAAGGCGTGGCCGAAGAGAGTGAAGAAGACCGGGACTTGGTCGATCTGATCTGGTTCCCCACCGGTGGCGGCAAGACCGAGGCGTATCTCGGGCTCGCGGCGTTCACCATCCTTCACCGCCGGCTGACCAGGGGTGATGCAGGAGCGGGCACGACGGTTATCACCAGGTACACACTGCGCCTGCTCACCAGCCAGCAGTTTCAGCGCGCCGCGACCATGATCGCCGCCTGCGAACGGGTGCGCCGGGACCACTCCGAGTACCGGGGGCAGCTCGGCAGCCACTCCGTGTCGATCGGCCTGTGGGTCGGCGGAGAGAACAGCCCCAACAGCTTCGCGGAGGCCCGCCGACGACTCGCACGGCTGCGTGACAGCACCGCCAGCGACCAGGGCTTCCAGATAGAGTCCTGCCCGTGGTGCGGAACCAGAATCGTGCCGAGCAGCCCGGACGACGAGCAGCGCTGGGGCATCTCAGCTACGAATAACTCCTTCCGAGTGCGGTGCGTGAACGACAAGTGTCCCTTCCGCACCGAGCTGCCCATGTCGTCCGTGGATGAAGACCTCTACCTGAACCCACCCACCATGCTGGTCGGCACGGTCGACAAGTTCGCCCGCATGGTTTGGAAAGAGGACGCCGGCGTGTTCTTAGGCGCGGGTTCCCACCAAGGTCCGTCACTCATCATCCAAGACGAGTTCCACCTCATCTCCGGTCCGCTCGGGACTATCGTCGGCCTTTACGAAGCTGCTTTCGACGTGTTGATGGCCCATCGGGGCAACAAGCCCAAGATCGTCGCTGCCACGGCCACCATTCGCCGGGCCGACGAGCAGACCAGAGGTGTCTTCGGACGGCCTGCTGCGCTGTTCCCGCCAGCGGGCGTCGACGCGGCCGACTCGTACTTCGTGCGCACCGACCGCGAACGGCCCGGCCGTGCCTACATGGGGGTCATGCCCCAAGGGCACACACCGCTCACCGCGCTCATCCACGTCACCGCGGCGCAATTACAGGCACCGCTCGAAGTCGACCTGACGCCTGCGGCCAAGGACGCATACTCGACGCTCGTCGTCTACCACAACAGCCTCCGCGAGCTGGGCAAGACGATCAACCTTGCCTCTGACGACATCCCGTCGCGGTTGAAGGTGATCGCACAGGCCGAGGACCACGTGCGGCACCTCGACGACGACAACGTAGTTGAGCTGACCAGCAACGTGGTGTCGGCACAGATCCCGCAACGCCTGGACCGGCTCAAGAAACCGCACGACGCTCCGGACGGCGTCGCCTTCCTGGCCAGCACAAACATGATTTCCGTCGGCGTCGACGTAGGCCGGCTCGGCGTCATGACCGTCGTCGGCCAGCCGAAGACGACCGCCGAGTACATCCAGGCCACCAGCCGCGTGGGGCGGAGCGCCGACCGCCCTGGCCTTGTGGTGACGGTCTACTCACCGTCGAAGCCGCGAGACCGGTCGCACTACGAGTCGTTCACGCCCTACCACGCGAGCCTCTACCGCTCGGTGGAGCCGAGTTCGGTGACCCCGTTCTCGGTGCCGGCGCGCCTGCGGGCCCTTCACGCAGACTTGGTCGTGCTGGTGCGCCACGCGCTCGGTTTGTCGGGTGATCAGGAGGCCGCGTCGTTCGACCCCGACGACGACCGCTTCACCGTGCTCGTCAGGAAGTTCCTCGGCCGAGTCGAACGAGCCGACGCAACCGAACTGGAGCGGGTCAAGGTTCACCTCAACGACCTCGTCGAGACGTGGGTGAAGCGGGCAGTGGATGCGGAGCCAGCCGGCGGCCTGCGCTACAGCCAAGGTGGGCGCGAGCGCCCCAAGCTGCTCAAGCGGTTCACCGACCGGGGCGACGGCTGGGCCACGCTCGACTCGATGCGCAGCGTCGACGTGGACGTCCAAGTTGAAGTGAGGGGGGCCAGAAAGTGA
- the drmB gene encoding DrmB family protein, whose amino-acid sequence MTVRKVRRSQIISPFGPGAIIDLVGESFVVEDAGKWRGPHMPIDFPRLAAYLKVDSLAAPSPRWPIPYYRFPQWLFCPSCRRMSRWSYKKEAANTAPSCQHCPGGKQLIPMRFVAVCANGHLSDVDWVGWAHSAVRRSRTQNQCQRPDLKFLNKADVGGGLNSLVVRCGTCGGERSLDGLTTRIGLAQIGSKCSGRQPWQDQRDAAVCSEQVVAKQRGASSVYFPTVESAIDIPPESAWSTVSDPLAALMRSKEFKFLVGQPSYKLAKQMIEIAADEYGLSVAEVEAALAREGGDPRAAMNGGPENIRPDEWAALIDPQENHDDRDFFISRRSDRPLRDAGGTTSRWRELIADVVLVDRLREVRVLTHFERHTMQEKVPSNLSFDGDFLPAIEVFGEGFFLRFDEEALVRWERSGPVVDRCRKLVERHENKGAKWLPEPTPRFVLLHTFAHLLLRNTAFEAGYSTSALRERLYVTKNGTSPAMAGVLVYTAAGDVEGTLGGLVRMGEFPRLGRLLDMSIVSARWCSFDPVCTDHPGQGPDGLSLAACHACSLTPETSCEVMNRLLDRRLLLDPEFGFFKDLASMVDGVPGSAL is encoded by the coding sequence GTGACGGTCCGCAAGGTCCGGCGTTCGCAAATCATCAGTCCTTTCGGCCCTGGAGCGATCATCGACCTCGTCGGCGAGTCGTTCGTGGTGGAGGACGCTGGGAAGTGGCGCGGCCCACACATGCCCATCGACTTCCCGCGCTTGGCCGCCTATCTGAAGGTGGACTCGCTCGCGGCGCCCTCACCCCGCTGGCCCATCCCCTACTACCGCTTCCCTCAGTGGCTGTTCTGCCCAAGCTGCCGACGCATGAGCCGGTGGTCGTACAAGAAAGAGGCCGCCAACACCGCCCCGTCCTGCCAACACTGCCCCGGCGGCAAGCAGCTCATCCCAATGCGGTTCGTTGCGGTGTGCGCCAACGGGCACCTGTCGGACGTGGACTGGGTCGGCTGGGCTCACTCCGCGGTTCGCCGCAGCCGGACTCAGAACCAGTGCCAGCGGCCGGACCTGAAGTTCTTGAACAAGGCCGATGTCGGTGGTGGCCTCAACTCGCTCGTCGTGCGCTGCGGAACGTGCGGTGGTGAGAGGTCCTTAGACGGTCTCACCACCAGGATCGGACTGGCGCAGATCGGCAGCAAGTGCTCGGGCAGGCAGCCGTGGCAAGACCAGAGGGATGCCGCGGTGTGCTCCGAGCAGGTAGTGGCGAAGCAACGCGGTGCGTCGAGCGTGTACTTCCCCACCGTGGAGAGCGCCATCGACATTCCGCCGGAATCGGCGTGGAGCACGGTCAGCGACCCGCTCGCGGCGCTGATGAGGAGCAAGGAGTTCAAGTTCCTGGTCGGCCAACCCAGCTACAAGTTGGCCAAGCAGATGATCGAGATCGCGGCCGACGAGTACGGGCTTTCCGTCGCCGAGGTCGAGGCGGCCTTGGCCCGTGAGGGGGGTGACCCGCGCGCCGCCATGAACGGCGGCCCGGAGAACATCCGTCCGGACGAGTGGGCGGCCCTGATCGACCCTCAGGAGAACCACGATGACCGGGATTTTTTCATCTCGCGCCGATCCGATCGGCCGCTCCGTGACGCCGGAGGGACGACGAGCCGCTGGCGAGAGCTGATCGCAGACGTCGTGCTGGTCGACCGCCTGCGCGAAGTTCGGGTGCTGACGCACTTCGAGCGCCACACAATGCAGGAAAAGGTGCCGTCGAACTTAAGTTTCGACGGCGACTTCCTGCCGGCGATCGAGGTGTTCGGCGAGGGTTTCTTCCTCAGGTTCGACGAGGAAGCCCTCGTCCGCTGGGAACGATCAGGCCCGGTGGTAGACCGGTGCCGGAAGCTGGTGGAACGGCACGAGAACAAGGGAGCCAAGTGGCTCCCCGAGCCGACACCGCGCTTCGTGCTCCTGCACACCTTCGCGCACCTGCTCCTGCGCAACACTGCCTTCGAAGCTGGCTACTCGACTTCCGCGTTGCGCGAGCGCCTGTACGTGACGAAGAACGGCACAAGCCCCGCCATGGCCGGCGTACTGGTTTACACCGCGGCCGGTGACGTGGAAGGCACTCTCGGCGGCCTCGTCAGAATGGGTGAGTTCCCCCGGTTGGGAAGGCTCCTCGACATGTCGATCGTTTCGGCCCGGTGGTGCTCGTTCGACCCCGTGTGCACGGACCACCCCGGTCAGGGGCCGGACGGGTTGTCCTTGGCGGCGTGCCACGCGTGCTCGTTGACACCGGAGACGAGCTGCGAGGTGATGAACAGGCTGCTGGACAGGCGTCTTTTGCTCGACCCGGAGTTCGGGTTCTTCAAGGACCTGGCTTCGATGGTCGACGGTGTGCCGGGGAGCGCGCTATGA
- a CDS encoding RNA polymerase sigma factor RpoD/SigA codes for MSAALRAPVQEAPCHTVVAAVPGVDQADQAVAAYRRLRVRGKELHVITRSSVLTSRIRAMMPFESRGDTVMTYHSYFANVWRTVLRVRQPETDNYDVDFWEFKRHLRARYVRPLDRRHVIVVQGQQLPPDFYTVLRLLSIEATVFVDPVQTVDDSGTTLDDLTALLGADAATTSHDVNGGTAQIDQLLEHLGDGSSRVDVSRREGPRPVLVDHEDVDEEIRFVVDQATAHRDRRIGVLLPTREMVRVFKDGIGDLFDGTTQWHLSGARVPQHAAVTASDPGVKVLTWVSAVGMRFDHIVLAGLDQVEDRFRFENALRVLGPTTRSELFLSYSGVGRPTALSGLPPALVDDRTREAAGDEWVEVVSTTLPAPPLGAPEQLPLPGRSAVDSARAVLAAPMRSEGRAKRLLTAEEEVGLAQLMRLTDEDLAEELPKGFRSTLRSDDERAKAFDAMVLHNTGLVGSCITKHLGAGLDYEDLHQHGLLGLMRAIEKWDGSRGLKFSTYAVNWINQHMGRAVPDEGATIRLPVHKYEEVRKVRAVRNRLLLDQEAVPIAEIAKRTGFSREKVVDCLRLSKGVISLDAPMGVDGETSFAELIPAPLEHHSNPDYVLDHELGAELVREALSVLKEREAEVLKLRFGFDGGDDLTLEKIGERFSVTRERVRQIENKAKSNLRDKLAEVGLVASGADPVPTAPPKRPTRRSNVVRTPIHEKRLIGTEIATGSGLVERLGAAGGDSAVGHMLIALVDRALQSGARHIRFRSAGSGTNSRLALVHDGAAFAGYTLLSTLSEGHEVSRGSMALGVAASLYGEITTWESQASPACLVLTSAVDTDTWWLHRTSRTLPAGLLAEGEVDRSSVVLLRVPRLQVASAHLGTILDRCFRDLGVVFGELLERRVGIDINGCAVTAQDPFLWSNPAGQHLGEERVTGAGYSVVASPRVLPHPDLLRAGDVDSIGNPADWRASQGFYVRCDGRYLSRGGWLGLDGLDIAESAALARVLVEVPLAQRSAWGEDHPGAAVVAPEPLRPRLAALARIARGKSELVIEQRRTRGTT; via the coding sequence ATGAGCGCCGCGTTGCGCGCTCCGGTTCAGGAGGCACCTTGTCACACCGTGGTGGCCGCTGTCCCCGGGGTCGATCAAGCGGACCAAGCGGTCGCGGCATATCGCCGTTTGCGGGTGCGTGGCAAGGAACTCCACGTCATCACCCGGTCCAGCGTGCTGACGAGTCGCATCCGCGCGATGATGCCGTTCGAGAGCCGTGGAGACACGGTGATGACCTACCACTCCTACTTCGCCAACGTGTGGCGCACGGTGCTGCGAGTCAGGCAACCGGAGACGGACAACTACGACGTCGACTTCTGGGAGTTCAAGCGGCACCTCCGGGCCCGTTACGTCCGGCCGCTGGACCGGCGGCATGTCATCGTCGTCCAAGGGCAGCAGCTGCCACCCGACTTCTACACGGTGCTCCGGCTGCTGAGCATCGAGGCGACGGTTTTCGTTGACCCCGTGCAGACGGTCGACGACTCCGGTACGACACTGGACGACCTCACCGCTCTCCTCGGAGCGGACGCCGCCACGACCTCGCACGACGTCAATGGCGGCACCGCGCAGATCGACCAGTTGCTAGAGCACCTTGGTGATGGATCTTCCCGCGTAGACGTCTCCCGTCGTGAAGGTCCGCGGCCAGTGCTGGTGGACCACGAGGACGTCGACGAGGAGATCCGGTTCGTCGTGGATCAGGCGACGGCGCACCGCGACCGGCGGATCGGCGTACTCCTGCCGACCAGGGAAATGGTGCGAGTTTTCAAGGACGGAATCGGCGACCTGTTCGATGGTACGACGCAGTGGCACCTGTCCGGTGCCAGGGTCCCGCAGCACGCCGCGGTTACCGCATCCGATCCGGGAGTCAAGGTGCTGACCTGGGTCAGCGCCGTCGGGATGCGGTTCGACCACATCGTGCTGGCGGGGCTCGACCAGGTGGAGGACCGCTTCCGGTTCGAGAACGCCCTGCGGGTGCTCGGCCCCACGACGCGCTCGGAGTTGTTCCTCTCCTATTCCGGTGTGGGACGCCCCACTGCGTTGAGCGGACTCCCTCCTGCCTTGGTGGACGACCGCACGCGAGAGGCGGCCGGCGACGAGTGGGTGGAGGTGGTTTCCACCACGCTCCCCGCTCCTCCTCTTGGCGCACCAGAACAGCTGCCACTGCCCGGCCGTTCAGCTGTCGACAGCGCCCGCGCTGTGCTCGCCGCACCGATGCGGAGCGAAGGGCGGGCCAAACGCCTGCTGACGGCTGAGGAGGAAGTCGGGTTGGCGCAGCTGATGCGGCTCACCGATGAAGACCTCGCGGAGGAACTGCCCAAGGGTTTTCGCTCAACGCTGCGCAGCGACGACGAGCGGGCGAAGGCGTTCGACGCCATGGTGCTGCACAACACCGGCCTCGTAGGGTCCTGCATCACGAAGCACCTCGGTGCCGGCCTCGACTACGAGGACCTGCACCAGCACGGGCTGTTGGGTCTGATGCGGGCGATCGAGAAGTGGGACGGCTCGCGAGGGCTGAAGTTTTCCACCTACGCGGTGAACTGGATCAACCAGCACATGGGCCGGGCAGTTCCCGACGAGGGCGCGACGATCCGGCTGCCGGTCCACAAATACGAAGAAGTCCGCAAGGTTCGCGCGGTCCGGAACAGGCTGCTCCTCGATCAGGAAGCTGTCCCGATCGCGGAGATCGCCAAACGCACTGGGTTTTCCAGGGAGAAGGTGGTGGACTGCCTGCGCTTGTCCAAGGGTGTGATCAGCCTGGACGCACCCATGGGCGTGGATGGCGAGACGTCGTTCGCGGAGCTGATTCCCGCTCCGCTCGAACACCACTCGAACCCCGACTACGTGCTGGACCACGAACTCGGCGCCGAACTCGTGCGGGAAGCCTTGTCAGTGCTGAAGGAACGCGAAGCCGAAGTGCTCAAGCTCCGATTCGGTTTCGACGGTGGTGACGACCTCACCCTGGAGAAGATTGGTGAGCGCTTTTCGGTCACCCGCGAACGGGTGCGGCAGATCGAAAACAAGGCGAAGAGCAACCTGCGTGACAAGCTTGCGGAGGTGGGGCTGGTCGCCAGCGGCGCGGATCCCGTTCCCACTGCCCCACCAAAGCGCCCAACCCGTCGGTCGAACGTCGTGCGCACACCGATTCACGAGAAGCGCCTCATCGGCACGGAGATCGCTACGGGGTCGGGACTTGTGGAGCGGCTCGGCGCCGCGGGCGGCGACAGCGCCGTGGGGCACATGCTGATCGCCTTGGTGGACCGCGCGTTGCAATCCGGTGCCCGCCACATCCGCTTCAGGAGCGCGGGCTCCGGTACCAATTCCAGGCTTGCGCTCGTCCACGACGGTGCGGCCTTCGCCGGGTACACCTTGCTCTCGACGCTTTCCGAGGGACACGAGGTGTCGCGCGGATCAATGGCCCTCGGTGTCGCCGCTTCCCTGTACGGCGAAATCACCACCTGGGAGTCGCAAGCGTCCCCGGCCTGCCTCGTGCTGACCTCTGCGGTGGACACGGACACGTGGTGGTTGCATCGCACTTCCCGGACGCTCCCCGCAGGACTGCTGGCCGAGGGCGAGGTAGACCGCTCGTCGGTGGTGCTGCTCCGCGTCCCACGCCTGCAAGTCGCGAGTGCACACCTCGGAACGATCCTCGACCGGTGCTTCCGCGACTTGGGCGTGGTGTTCGGAGAGTTGTTGGAGCGCAGGGTCGGCATCGACATCAACGGATGCGCGGTGACTGCGCAAGACCCGTTCCTGTGGAGCAACCCGGCCGGACAACACCTCGGGGAGGAACGGGTGACCGGCGCGGGGTACTCGGTGGTCGCCAGTCCTCGCGTCCTTCCCCACCCGGATCTCCTGCGTGCCGGAGACGTGGACTCGATCGGCAACCCGGCCGACTGGCGGGCCTCCCAGGGTTTTTACGTGCGATGCGACGGCCGGTACCTCTCGCGCGGTGGCTGGCTCGGGCTCGACGGCCTGGACATAGCGGAGAGCGCCGCACTGGCCAGGGTGCTCGTCGAGGTACCGCTCGCACAGCGCTCCGCATGGGGCGAAGACCACCCCGGAGCCGCGGTCGTGGCCCCAGAACCGCTGCGGCCGAGGCTGGCCGCACTCGCGCGCATAGCGCGCGGCAAATCAGAACTCGTGATCGAACAACGCCGAACCAGGGGGACGACGTGA
- a CDS encoding AIPR family protein → MTDGELAAFAAELRRRVEDRVQAEPELMARDAFVTLVGEHLIDDGALDDLETCYLFVPWQSRRVEVAGYDITGDGTILHLVTADYGLDVEPLKRERLTQLVRRVGAFADFCRNGLHEQLERSSPAYDMVEHIHNAWPHLQMIKIFVFTDGKTGLRRAEEATVAGLPTLVNVWDVNRLHKLISSGAHQEDIVIDVAKMGYEVPCLESPEQADGYHCLMAMLPGKLLADLYDEHHSRLLQRNVRAYLQARGKVNKGIAETIKEQPGRFLAYNNGVSATARAADLERTPSGLVLRTLTELQIVNGGQTTASLHHAARKGIDLAQVIVPAKITLIPDDRLDSMVPEISRYANSQNAVTPADFEGNSRFHVGLERWSRTIWVNPLGVDVEQTRWYYERVRGQYDVEKNRFTTAATRRKFDRENPVRQRFGKTDAAKYEYAYSLRPENVCQGAEKCFRTWTSDEGLAEREAPDDVYFRHLVAKAIVFRQVRSVIQKQNFGGYLGQTAAHTVSLIVHTLGGLDLDRLWREQTLPEAIVTAVPDVAKAVRRVLTSPPSGGNVTEWAKKTACWDRVRAMGWAPPSNVLVG, encoded by the coding sequence GTGACAGACGGCGAACTCGCCGCCTTCGCAGCAGAGCTGCGGCGCAGAGTGGAGGACCGGGTTCAGGCCGAGCCCGAGCTGATGGCACGGGACGCCTTTGTGACCCTGGTCGGCGAGCATCTGATCGACGACGGGGCACTGGACGACCTGGAAACCTGCTACTTGTTCGTGCCCTGGCAGAGCCGTCGCGTCGAGGTCGCCGGGTACGACATCACGGGAGACGGCACGATCCTGCACCTCGTCACGGCCGATTACGGCTTGGACGTCGAGCCTCTGAAGCGGGAGCGGCTCACCCAGTTGGTGCGCCGCGTGGGCGCGTTCGCGGATTTCTGCCGCAACGGACTGCACGAGCAGCTCGAGCGGTCGAGCCCGGCTTACGACATGGTCGAGCACATCCACAACGCGTGGCCCCACTTGCAGATGATCAAAATTTTCGTCTTCACCGATGGGAAGACCGGGCTGCGCCGAGCTGAAGAGGCCACCGTCGCTGGCCTCCCGACTCTGGTGAACGTGTGGGACGTCAACCGCCTCCACAAGCTGATCAGCTCGGGCGCCCACCAAGAGGACATCGTCATCGACGTCGCGAAGATGGGTTACGAGGTGCCGTGCCTGGAGTCACCTGAGCAGGCCGACGGGTACCACTGCCTGATGGCTATGCTGCCGGGGAAGCTGCTCGCCGACCTGTACGACGAGCACCACAGCCGCCTGCTCCAGCGCAACGTGCGCGCGTATCTCCAGGCCAGGGGAAAGGTCAACAAGGGAATCGCGGAGACGATCAAGGAACAACCAGGCCGATTCCTGGCCTACAACAACGGCGTCTCCGCCACCGCTCGTGCCGCAGACCTCGAGCGGACACCCAGCGGACTGGTGCTGCGGACCCTGACCGAGCTGCAGATCGTCAACGGTGGGCAGACCACCGCCTCGCTGCACCACGCTGCGCGCAAGGGGATCGACCTGGCCCAGGTCATCGTGCCCGCGAAGATCACCTTGATCCCCGACGACCGGCTGGACAGCATGGTCCCGGAGATCTCCCGCTACGCGAACTCGCAGAATGCCGTCACCCCAGCCGACTTCGAAGGCAACAGCCGCTTCCACGTTGGGCTGGAGCGGTGGTCCCGCACCATCTGGGTGAACCCTCTCGGTGTCGACGTCGAGCAGACTCGTTGGTACTACGAGCGTGTGCGCGGACAATACGACGTCGAGAAGAACAGGTTCACGACTGCCGCCACGCGTCGCAAGTTCGACCGCGAGAACCCCGTGCGACAGCGATTCGGCAAGACCGACGCCGCGAAGTACGAGTACGCCTACTCGCTCCGGCCTGAAAACGTGTGCCAAGGCGCTGAGAAGTGCTTCCGGACGTGGACATCGGACGAGGGACTAGCCGAGCGCGAAGCCCCCGACGACGTCTACTTCCGCCACCTGGTGGCCAAGGCGATCGTGTTCCGCCAGGTGAGGTCGGTCATCCAGAAGCAGAACTTCGGAGGCTACCTCGGGCAAACAGCTGCGCACACCGTGTCCCTGATCGTGCACACGCTCGGCGGGCTCGATTTGGACCGGCTCTGGCGCGAACAGACGCTGCCCGAAGCGATCGTCACGGCGGTACCCGACGTTGCCAAGGCTGTGCGCCGGGTGCTCACCTCACCCCCGAGCGGCGGAAACGTCACTGAGTGGGCGAAGAAGACCGCCTGCTGGGACCGCGTCCGCGCGATGGGTTGGGCTCCTCCTTCCAACGTCCTCGTCGGTTAG